From a region of the Agromyces ramosus genome:
- a CDS encoding maleylpyruvate isomerase N-terminal domain-containing protein, with product MHKLLTFPEQLRLIDERSAAFRAAVAAAPSLDVQMPTHPARTLFDHVQRVGMGRRKATAIVAAGPADGPPEESAWGGGTGAPREREALLDWWVESVEHLASVLREAGPDRGCWTWWADSPSPQTSGAWARRQLHEIAVHTYDVQLTGGAPQPIPEKIALDGFDDCQFTLCATTVAWPHDPAIVDYHATEGHAWRLRLSHDGAQVARLAPAAGEDPDTAHASARGTASDLVLFFYGRRALDSLEFDGDRRIFDQLEAWDPSV from the coding sequence ATGCACAAGCTGCTCACGTTCCCTGAGCAGCTGCGGCTGATCGACGAACGGTCGGCCGCCTTCCGCGCTGCGGTCGCCGCGGCACCCAGCCTCGATGTTCAGATGCCGACCCATCCCGCGCGGACGCTGTTCGATCACGTGCAACGCGTGGGCATGGGGCGCCGCAAGGCAACCGCCATCGTCGCGGCCGGGCCCGCGGACGGTCCGCCTGAGGAGTCCGCTTGGGGAGGCGGCACGGGTGCGCCTCGGGAGCGCGAGGCTCTCCTGGACTGGTGGGTCGAGTCCGTCGAGCACCTGGCGAGTGTGCTGCGCGAGGCGGGCCCGGATCGTGGCTGCTGGACATGGTGGGCGGACTCGCCGTCACCACAGACCTCCGGGGCCTGGGCGCGGCGCCAGCTCCACGAGATCGCGGTGCACACCTATGACGTCCAACTCACCGGGGGTGCCCCGCAGCCGATACCGGAGAAGATCGCCCTCGACGGCTTCGACGACTGCCAGTTCACCCTCTGCGCGACGACGGTCGCCTGGCCACACGACCCCGCGATCGTCGACTACCACGCCACCGAGGGCCACGCCTGGCGCCTCCGGCTGTCCCACGACGGCGCACAGGTCGCCCGCCTCGCGCCCGCTGCCGGCGAGGACCCCGACACGGCCCACGCCTCCGCCCGGGGCACTGCCAGTGACCTGGTCCTGTTCTTCTACGGCCGCAGAGCACTGGATTCGCTCGAGTTCGATGGCGACCGTCGCATCTTCGATCAGCTCGAAGCCTGGGACCCGTCCGTGTGA